One region of Vigna angularis cultivar LongXiaoDou No.4 chromosome 10, ASM1680809v1, whole genome shotgun sequence genomic DNA includes:
- the LOC108336020 gene encoding ATP-citrate synthase alpha chain protein 1 yields MARKKIREYDSKRLLKEHFKRLSGKELPIKSAQINASTDFTELQEKEPWLSSSKLVVKPDMLFGKRGKSGLVALNLDFAQVVSFVKERLGKEVEMGGCIGPITTFIVEPFVPHDEEFYLNIVSERLGNSISFSECGGIEIEDNWDKVKTVFIPTGVSITSEIVAPLVATLPLEIKGEIEEFLRVVFILFQDLDFTFLEMNPFTLVNGKPYPLDMRGELDDTAAFKNFKKWGDIEFPLPFGRVMTATESFIHGLDEKTSASLKFTVLNPKGRIWTMVAGGGASVIYADTVGDLGFASELGNYAEYSGAPKEDEVLQYARVVIDCATANPDGQKRALVIGGGIANFTDVAATFSGIIRALREKESKLKAARMNIYVRRGGPNYQKGLTLMRALGEEIGIPIEVYGPEATMTGICKEAIQFITASA; encoded by the exons ATGGCGCGCAAGAAGATCAGAGAGTACGACTCCAAGAGGTTGTTGAAGGAGCACTTTAAGAGACTCTCTGGCAAGGAGTTGCCAATCAAGTCTGCACAA ATAAATGCATCAACTGATTTCACTGAGTTACAAGAGAAGGAACCTTGGCTTTCATCTTCTAAATTGGTTGTGAAACCTGACATGTTATTTGGAAAGCGTGGCAAAAGCGGTTTGGTTGctttgaatttggattttgcACAAGTCGTCTCATTTGTGAAAGAGCGTCTTGGAAAGGAG GTTGAGATGGGTGGATGCATAGGACCCATAACAACTTTCATTGTTGAACCTTTTGTCCCACATGACGAAGAGTTTTACCTTAACATAGTCTCTGAGAGACTCGGCAACAGCATAAGCTTTTCTGAATGTGGAGGAATTGAAATTGAAGATAACTGGGATAAG GTTAAGACTGTATTCATTCCAACTGGAGTGTCTATTACATCTGAAATTGTTGCCCCACTTGTTGCAACCCTTCCCTTGGAg ATCAAGGGAGAAATTGAGGAATTTCTTAGAGTGGTTTTCATTCTGTTTCAAG ATCTGGATTTCACTTTCTTAGAGATGAATCCTTTCACATTGGTTAATGGAAAGCCTTATCCTTTGGATATGAGGGGCGAGCTAGATGACACTGCTGctttcaagaacttcaagaa ATGGGGAGACATTGAATTTCCACTGCCATTTGGAAGGGTTATGACTGCCACCGAGTCTTTCATTCATGGATTAGATGAAAAG ACAAGTGCATCTTTAAAATTCACTGTGTTGAACCCAAAGGGCCGAATTTGGACAATGGTAGCTGGGGGAGGTGCCAGTGTCATCTACGCTGATACA GTTGGAGATCTTGGTTTTGCATCTGAGCTTGGAAACTATGCTGAATACAGTGGTGCACCCAAAGAAGATGAAGTCTTACAGTATGCCAGAGTTGTAATTGAT TGTGCAACTGCAAACCCTGATGGCCAAAAGAGAGCTCTTGTGATAGGAGGAGGCATAGCCAACTTTACTGATGTTGCTGCTACATTTAGCGGTATAATTCGGGCTCTGAGAGAGAAG GAGTCAAAATTGAAAGCAGCAAGGATGAACATCTATGTGAGGAGAGGAGGGCCCAACTACCAGAAGGGTCTAACTTTAATGCGTGCACTTGGAGAGGAGATTGGCATCCCCATTGAG GTTTATGGACCAGAAGCCACAATGACTGGTATATGCAAAGAGGCAATACAATTCATTACTGCTTCTGCTTAA